From the genome of Cryptococcus neoformans var. grubii H99 chromosome 11, complete sequence:
GAGTAGCGTAAAAGCCACCTTTGCTGGTAAGAAAAGCTTGGCAAAGAGTAATGAGGCCccagatgaagatgatgcaaGGAACCCATCGGTGCGGGCCTAAGATCTTGGCGAGCATGTTACTGGGCAACTCAAAGAGAACGAAGCCAAGAGTGAACAGTGTTTGACCGATGTTGATATTGCTAGTTGTGATGCCAACAGTAGGAAGGAATGTAGCGTCTGTCTGGGCGTTACCTAAGTTGGTGCGATCCTACACTGTATGTCAATATTGGGTCGTTCCTGCTATTGTCAAAGCGAAGACAATGACACTCACAAATTGAAGCatcaaaaagcaaaagacGATGGCAGGCAAAACCAAAAAATCGACCTTGCGCACGGCTCGagcctcatcctctggTGAGTAATCGATCTCATCGAGTTGAAAGTGTTCTTCGCTTTTGACTTCGGACATGAGGGATTGGTCGTCAatgggagatgaggatgtgaTCATGGCTGGCGGGTCGTTTTATAGATTTATACGAGGGATTCGAATTTGCACCTTATCTTCCACAATCTCTTGACCTCtctccattttttttttctgaaATAACAAATGATAAGTTATCGCAAGGAGCTCGTCATGAGCGAAAGAGGATTTGTAGACGAGCGTAGACGAAAGCAGATATCGACTTTATCAAACCCGCGTAATTCCATTCTCGGTCCGAGAAACCAATGCTCGGACTCGAGACTTGGCCCCTCTGACCTTGTAGCACTGGGGGGACAGGCGATCCCGGCGGACCCTGACAGACCTGCCGACGTCTCTGCTCTTCCGCCTTCGCCTCCTCTTCGGAGCAAACCGAGAAATTGGTAACTTTTCTCGGAGCTCCGGCTGTCGTTATCGAACTCCGGCATTAAGTATTTGCACTATCTTGACAACTTTTGATAGTCGACATCAGCGACGCATACATAAAAGTATAAGAATCAAGTTGCGATGCTCATGTCGTCTCTAGCACGTAATACGCACAGCACGACTTTGCAAAAGGTCAAACCTCTCACATCAAACTGCTTTCAACTTTACAGTACGTCATGTTATTTTGCTTGTTCGTTGACTCCAGCATTCTCACAACTTTTACTAATTAACGTCTGATTTTTTTCTTTACCCGCGCAGCTCTCACTAGTTGAAATGGACCAGAACATTaccaggaggaggggtgTCGGTACTCGAGGTGTTGACGAGCAGACCGCTCTCAACGGTTACACTGTCATTGCCCCACTTACCAGCAAGAACGTAAGTTGTGATTTTTGAGACTCTTTTGTGAGCGACTCAAGTTGACTCGCCGTAGGTCTTTCTGATTGACAATTCTGGTGAAGTTGTTCACAAATGGGACCTACCTTACCGTGTTGGCCGCTACGCTCGTATTTTGCCCAACGGCAACCTCCTTGTTGGTATGAAGGACCCCGAGGCCCCTgctcctttccctttcgtAAGTTATCATCCACTTATTTCGTGTTTCAGTCTCATACTGACAGCCAGTCTGTAGTTTCTCAAGTACGGTGGTGGTATCTACATGGAGCTTGACCctgaaggaaaggttgtGAACGAGCTTCGGGACCCTCTCGGTCACCATGAGTATGTATATACCCACTCGTACCATAACTTGATTTCATCACTTATCTTTCTTTAGCTGCTTTTACGAGGGTGACGGTCACTTCTTTTACGCCGGGCTTGAGGCTCTTTCCCCCGAACAACAGGCTGCGCTTCCCGGTGGTGTCCCTGGTACCGTAAGTATCTTCTTACTGCTGTTCCCTTTGGCCTTTTAACGAAAACCTAACGCTAATCTCGAGCGCACGCTGACATTACCTTCTATAGGAAGCCCCTGATGGCAAAACTTACGCAGACACTATCCGAGAAGTTAAGGATGGCAAACTTGTGTGGGAATGGAAGGTTTCCGAGCATCTCGACCCCAAGATATTCCCTTTGCAGCATTATTACCCTCGTGAGCACTGGCCATTGATTAACGCTATTTAGTAAGACCATTTCCTATATTTCAATTGAACATCTACTTAGAACTTGAACACTGATAAGTAAATAGCCCGTTGAAGGACGGTAATATCCTTGCCTCGCTGCGAAGCGTTTCCGCCGTTATCATCATTGAGAAAGCTACCGGCAAGATCATCTGGCACC
Proteins encoded in this window:
- a CDS encoding PQQ enzyme repeat protein — translated: MDQNITRRRGVGTRGVDEQTALNGYTVIAPLTSKNVFLIDNSGEVVHKWDLPYRVGRYARILPNGNLLVGMKDPEAPAPFPFFLKYGGGIYMELDPEGKVVNELRDPLGHHDCFYEGDGHFFYAGLEALSPEQQAALPGGVPGTEAPDGKTYADTIREVKDGKLVWEWKVSEHLDPKIFPLQHYYPREHWPLINAIYPLKDGNILASLRSVSAVIIIEKATGKIIWHLDSTVVAQQHCANELPNGNILIFDNGAFRHRESFQWSRAIEVDRATKEIVWQWHAPTKETFYTPFMGSAQRLLNGNTLVCESAFGRVMEINTESKVCWEYVCPYFAVYPEKNAAGFYPSESNALFRAYKYAPEEIPWLK